The Maylandia zebra isolate NMK-2024a linkage group LG1, Mzebra_GT3a, whole genome shotgun sequence DNA segment ctttatttgatTAGGATACATTCACTTTACATCAAGCATAatttctttgatgtttttttggaatacataaaacttttatttcatacatttcagttacactttcatcaaatgtattgcttcatgtttatgacgacagaatttgttttagagtaaaagcttttctttgttcAGATATTCTAAAAAGAGAAATGCTCCAGCACCAAAGTAAGTGCTTTAATACAAAGTTTTATTCAAACTTCAGTAAACGTGTCTAAAACCACGCGTGAATTACACTGTACGAATGGAGCCACACGCCTTCTTCCCGTTGCCTCGTTCGTCTTCCGCTGTGGCCGCTCTGGTCTGGTTATCGGGCGGCAGCGGCTTCCCCAGGTGGTGTCCTGTGGAGATGCCGAGAGGCTGCGTCGCTAGTTCCTCCTTCACTTCCGGCCGAAGTAAGAATCCTCCCTGAAAGCTGAGGTCAAAGAGCTCACAGCGGGCAAAGGTCAAAGGATTTTCTGCAAGTAGTCCTTTGAGTCGAGTCCGCCACCCCTCGAGCATCGCGGCTCGTGCAGCTGGGGGACTGTGAGCCGGACTCCAGAAAATCTGAGGAGCCAGAACCTGAAATCCACAGAAGTGCAGAATCCCATTCTGGAAGAAACAAGAGCAGACAGAAGGGAGGAAGATGATTCCACAAGCATTCATCTTTGGGTTTGTTATGTGTTATTTGTGTAGCTTTCCGTCTTATGCCCTTCTTTATCAACTTTAATTGTGTTAGGGTTTTGTCTCTGTGCtcagtcatttcctgttttattttggtagctCTTTATTTCCTTgattattttcacctgtttcttGTTACCTAGCTGTTTTCACTCCAATCATTAACCGTCAGCTGTTGGCTTCCCAGACTTATCATCTGATGTTTGTTCTCATTCACTTCAtggattttctgttttctgggtTCCTGCTTtgagtcagttttgtttatatgtttACCTTCAGCTTCTGTTATTtgataaaaagagagaaacaaaagtcCCAAAAGAACTTTGAACTGCTGgtggtacagtggggcaaaaaagtatttagtcagccaccgattgtgcaagttcccccacctaaaatgatgacagaggtcagtaatttgcaccagaggtacacttcaactgtgagagacagaatgtgaaaaaaaaatccatgaatccacatggtaggatttgtaaagaatttattggtaaatcagggtggaaaataagtatttggtcaataacaaaaatacaactcaatactttgtaacataacctttgttggcaataacagaggtcaaacgtttactataggtctttaccaggtttgcacacacagtagctggtattttggcccattcctccatgcagatcttctcgagagcagtgatgttttggggctgtcgccgagcaacacggactttcaactcccgccacagattttctatggggttgaggtctggagactggctaggccactccaggactttcaaatgcttcttacggagccactcctttgttgcccgggcggtgtgttttggatcattgtcatgttggaagacccagcctcgtttcatcttcaaagttctcactgatggaaggaggttttggctcaaaatctcacgatacatggccccattcattctgtccttaacacggatcagtcgtcctgtccccttggcagaaaaacagccccatagcacgatgtttccacccccatgcttcacagtaggtatggtgttcttgggatgcaactcagtattcttcttcctccaaacacgacgagttgagtttataccaaaaagttctactttggtttcatctgaccacatgacattctcccaatcctctgctgtatcatccatgtgctctctggcaaacttcagacgggcctggacatgcactggcttcagcagcggaacacgtctggcactgcgggatttgattccctgccgttgtagtgtgttactgatggtgacctttgttactttggtcccagctctctgcaggtcattcaccaggtccccccgtgtggttctgggatctttgctcaccgttctcatgatcattttgaccccacgggatgagatcttgcgtggagccccagatcgagggagattatcagtggtcttgtatgtcttccattttctgatgattgctcccacagttgattttttcacaccaagctgcttgcctattgtagattcactcttcccagtctggtgcaggtctacaatacttttcctggtgtccttcgaaagctctttggtcttggccatggcggagtttggagtctgactgtttgaggctgtggacaggtgtcttttatacagatgatgagttcaaacaggtgccattcatacaggtaacgagtgggggacagaaaagcttcttacagaagacgttacaggtctgtgagagccagagattttccttgtttgaggtgaccaaatacttattttccaccctgatttacgaataaattctttacaaatcctaccatgtggattcatggatttttttttccacattctgtctctcacagttgacgtgtacctctggtgcaaattactgacctctgtcatcattttaagtgggggaacttgcacaatcggtggctgactaaatacttttttgccccactgtaccagCAGCTCGGTGACTGGCTCTTATCTCCTTTTTATGTAATCACACCCACATcagcagtgttgctgcttttcaAAGACTCCTGATGCTCAGTTAAagcttcatatttttttccttggacTTTCCTACTGTAGCTTTGCATGAATTAGAGGCGTTCCTTTATCGTACCCTGGCCCCTCAGCAGTCAACAAATTATTTCTGTTCAGCTCCACGAGCCTGCCTGTCAGAGGAGGAGGGTGCATGTCTGTTTGTATCAGCTGATAACGGCGGTAAATGGGCCAACGGATGAGGACAAAGTCAGCTTTGAAACACTGGAGGAGCTTCAGTGGTTTATCACAGTTTTATCAGCCGAGACACTGAATCACATTTGTGcctttgtttgtgctgcagctTGTTAGGATCAGAATAAGATAATCCTCTGGGATAAAATATGGGCCTTCACTACGATAACCATACACATTGAAAAAAATGAGCTTTGAGGGCCAGGCCCGTCTCCCTGATGCTGTACCACATCCATGTGTGACTGAGAGGCTCCAGTGGATTTGATAAAATTGTGACATTTAATAACTcaggaatgaaaacaacatctgTCTCCAACAGGAACATCACAGCTATGATCGATTCCCATTAATCTGCCTCCAACAGGTTTCTGTATGTGAGATTAGGATTACAGTGGATCCTCTGAGTTTTTGTTACTCTTCTGCTGTTTGAAGTTTTGAAttcttttgtttgatttgttgcagcatcactgagtctttgattttccTCCTAAGAactttctgttttgtgtgttctGGTTCACCATGTTGCCTTAATGTTTTGACTTCTCATCTTACTGGATCTTACTGCATAGTTGTGCATGCCGATTAATTATATAATTTACTATGCTTGTAGTAAGTTGTGAATTCTTGGTctttgttttgagtttatttctcGGGTGTCTCACCTGCAGAGGCCACAGGGTGACGTTGATGTCCCCGTTGATGCCGTCAGGCTGAAACATCGTCGGAGCTGCTCCGGTCGTGAACGACAACATGGCTTTTTTATCCTTAGAGGAAATATAACATACAGTTGGATAACCAGACCAAAACACGTCCACAAAGAAAAGCTCTTTATTTTATCAACATCAAGTTTTCCAATAATTTTCAAACATATGTACAGAAATTCCTTTCTTGTCTTTTGCTTTTCATCTCTGAAACATGAGCGCATCACCTGACTGTCCCACTTAAATGTAGGTTAAATCGATAAATCCAGACTGATATTAATGGAGTTGGTTGTGTTATTTGTTGCATCCTTCTAATGATTTGATGTTCTCTGCTGGAACGTACCTTGAATATCCCGTTATCGTACATCTTTTCCAGGGAGAAAGCGAAGCCCTGTGACAGCACTCTGTCTATCCAGCCCTTCATGACGGCGGGAAAACTGAACCAGTACAAAGGAAACTacagaaggaaaaaataatgttgttaTTAATACCATTCAGAATTTTATTATTCTCAGTCATTTTCTAGTTCAACACTCTTTTACATCAAGCATTTCCAAAGACGCAAACATGCCTGTactaaaagctgcagttcccctaatgtccagcagaggcagaagtgagtcagtccccatagacttCCAAACTTTacaacagaaacaaacatgtttacagcctggtaGCTGGTCTCTGTACATGGAAGAATGTTTctataaccagtgttgggaaggttacttttaaaatgtattccactacagattacagaatacatgccccaaaatgtattttgtaacgtattctgaatactttggattactttgTGGTGGAGGTAAGCATGGACGACACAGAGCTCTCAGTTCTCACTCCTTCTTTATTCCTCTCCAAAATCAACTGAACACATCGCGccacaaaacacagcaacacactTCCTCaacactgggtgtgagtggagccctctagtggtccaccataacttaatatattatcaagcagtttacaactacatgaatgtgatttattactattactgaaggtccgcggcactgaaccgtagtaaagggacctctgactaatacgtcgggttcatgtcgggctcgtagccgaaaacttactttactttgttgtgtgggtcaagtttgctagcgagacacagagagaggcgttgaaaggctgctgcaacaaaacttattgtttcggaggaaaacaggaacacggtgtacagtcgagtcttaacagcttacttacaactgggctcgtcaggctctctttttggctgcagtggttattattatatttacatgcttccagctcccgtttctgctccgtGACAGCTCatacttttcatttttctccctcctcgctcacagacacatcacgggtatggcagtccattctccctgcagcacggactacactgcccatgatgctgcATTCTTTAgagcctgtagcattctgcctgttagcttagcacaacaacaacaacaaggcctctctcacccaggaaacacacagtggcagagagagcgtcaccctgtaaccatggcaactgtAACGCTGCTGCCTGGAACAAcaacatagctgtcaaacaaaacccaaacagtcctgacctgcGACAgtgtgaaacaggaaaataccgccgtgtaatccctttatttcaacaaggtaaatgtattctgaataccgaATAATTGTTCTGTTGGAGCCTTATGGAGTATTTTCAATGACCTCATGTGACCAAaaatatggctgctgtgaggtcactgTACTAACAGACCGTCCGAGAAGGCGGAGCTCCAGGTTTGGAGAATTTTATTTGCAATAGAGATACGACAGCTACTGAGGAAGATGAATTTTATCACCCTGAAAATCTAAATcctatttaaatctaaatttaTTTCTAAAACCACTTTACTTCATGTTGCTCAGATGGTGGTTTTATTAGTCTGTGTTCTGCTTCACTTTAAATATTCTGACCTTTCATGAATCCGCCTCAGGAATAATCTTTCAGAAGAACAACAACATTCCCGATGAGCAGGGCGATTTAAGGAGCTTGTTGAATTTAGAACACAGAAGCTGAACATTACAAACCATTAAAAATGGAACCGATCTCTGTATTCTCAGGATAATCCAGGATGTGGGCTCACTTGTGTTTGTGGGCACGATGGAGAGGTTACTCATCATGAAATGGGAAGTTGTGAcactcaataactgcagcttttagtgacctctgacctggaAGATGATGAGCTCGGCCTCTGTTACTTTGCGCTGCTCAGCTACGATGTCTTCGCTGAGACGGCCCTCCATCCCGGCGTGCAGGGTCTCTTCTCCGTACTGGAAATGCTCAGAGTTCCTCACATCACCTGAACACAACACGCTCAGTCAGAATCTCACTGGGAGGTTTTATCGGTTCACTTTAATTGGGTGTTTTCAACCCAGAGGCACCCTTTCTATATAAAACAAACCTTTGACTTAAGCTGAGAGTTATTTCACTGATACCCATCAAAGGCCATAATTTATTAACAAGTGTGATGCTTGTGAGGGGAGATAGTCCAGTGTGCAAAAAACTGATcagcagcattttttaaaaactttctgTAGAAACTATAACAAAAGCTGTAGCGGCTGGAAAAAGGCAAATCTCACATAGTCCCTGAAACATCCCTTCAGGTCAGCATCTAAGGTCTGAGTGCAAAGCTGAGGCAGCAGAGCTGTTTGTTGGGTAGCTTCAAAGTGTTTGATGAGGTGATGAAGGCGAGGTTAGCAAGAGTCACGTGGCATGCCTTCATCCATCAGTCCAATCATTAAAAGTTCTGATGATAGTTCAGGGCGCACAGGAGTTGTTTTTCACCGGGAGACGTGTCTTAAAGTTTCAGCTTCCTCTTTGGTGTCCACTGCACACAGAAGTTGTGTCACCATGTGGAGCTGAGGGGCATTTCAGCTCAGAGCATGCCCCGTCTGAGCACTACAGCATTAAAGAGCAGACTACAGCAGACAAAGAAATGATTAGCCTGCGAATCAGACCAAGGTATGTTTCATTcactttaaatatttacacAGATTTGAAGGTGAGGATTTAAAGGTGAGGTGATGGACCACAAActgagagacacacagagagcagCATTAAAGCTCGAGTTGGTGTTTTGCCAGGATTTGCTGACAATGAGAAAGATGAAGCTCGGCTCAAAACGTgcccaaagacacaaaacaacaaagaatAAATATGTCAGATGAATGCAGACGAAGCacaaaaaaggccaaaaactgACTGACAGATGCAACGTGAGCTCAGAGAGACACGCCTGCAGTCATCTCTGTCTCGCAGCATCTGAAGTCATAAAgtttaaatgtacaaatatgATGAGCTCCTGCACTCTGctctgatttaaaaataaaacgatgaaaaaaaactgtaaagcacTGATGATGAAACAAgcaataatgtgtgtgtgtgtgtgttccccgTGTGGGGGGGGTCACCGATGATGTCATCCCGCGTGGCACTGGCTTTGAAGTTCATGGCGTACAGGTCAGACACGACGACCTCGTATCCCTGCAGCTTCAGCTCCTGCAGCGCCACGTCTCGAGCCGCCGCGTTGAACGAAGCCGGACTCTGGTGGGCGTAAACGATCAGAGCTGTCTTCtgagctgacacacacacacagacacacacacagacagacacacagacagacacacacacacacacacacacagacacacacacacacacacacacacacacacaca contains these protein-coding regions:
- the nqo1 gene encoding NAD(P)H dehydrogenase [quinone] 1, whose product is MPRPPRRGPIRSSAKPVSCADGSSRRSMAQKTALIVYAHQSPASFNAAARDVALQELKLQGYEVVVSDLYAMNFKASATRDDIIGDVRNSEHFQYGEETLHAGMEGRLSEDIVAEQRKVTEAELIIFQFPLYWFSFPAVMKGWIDRVLSQGFAFSLEKMYDNGIFKDKKAMLSFTTGAAPTMFQPDGINGDINVTLWPLQNGILHFCGFQVLAPQIFWSPAHSPPAARAAMLEGWRTRLKGLLAENPLTFARCELFDLSFQGGFLLRPEVKEELATQPLGISTGHHLGKPLPPDNQTRAATAEDERGNGKKACGSIRTV